Proteins from one Malania oleifera isolate guangnan ecotype guangnan chromosome 4, ASM2987363v1, whole genome shotgun sequence genomic window:
- the LOC131153806 gene encoding uncharacterized protein LOC131153806, with amino-acid sequence MQQFIAHTSQSISQITQSIGDVKAQITKLNTTVGALQQEKDKFPSQTQANLVDQHSIASTSDFEVTMEHAKSITLRSGKKFERKIPQKDISKRNDEGSSSNVFKEPIHKSKSNEVMQEPQEIEGEKVVAKDPIIISYPRRLKAPQKGRCDVEMLELFQQVKVNIPLLDAIKQVPAYAKFLKGLCTVKRKHNMHSKVLLAEQVSSILNATTPPKYKDPRSPIISIVIGEFKFKRALLDLGVSVNLLPYSMYEKLGLGELKPTNMTLELADRSIRIPKGVGEDVLVQVDQFFYPIDFVVLDTQQVVTKNSHIPIILGRPFLATAMLTSNVGMV; translated from the coding sequence ATGCAACAATTCATAGCCCACACGAGTCAATCAATTTCTCAAATCACTCAATCTATTGGGGATGTGAAAGCTCAAATTACTAAGTTGAACACCACTGTTGGGGCACTTCAACAAGAAAAAGATAAATTTCCTTCTCAAACCCAAGCTAATCTAGTGGATCAACATAGTATTGCGAGTACTAGTGACTTTGAGGTGACTATGGAGCATGCTAAATCCATTACCCTTAGAAGTGGtaagaaatttgaaagaaaaattccacaaaaagatatttcaaaaagaaaTGATGAAGGCTCTTCAAGCAATGTTTTCAAGGAGCCTATTCATAAATCTAAGAGTAATGAGGTGATGCAAGAGCCCCAAGAGATTGAGGGTGAGAAAGTTGTTGCAAAAGATCCAATAATCATTTCGTACCCACGGAGACTCAAGGCTCCTCAAAAGGGGAGGTGTGATGTCGAAATGCTTGAATTGTTCCAACAAGTGAAGGTGAATATACCTCTGCTtgatgccataaagcaagtgcCTGCATATGCTAAATTTTTAAAGGGTCTGTGCACTGTGAAGCGTAAGCATAATATGCATAGCAAAGTCCTTTTGGCTGAACAAGTGAGCTCAATCTTGAATGCAACTACACCTCCCAAATACAAAGACCCTCGGAGCCCGATCATTTCCATAGTGATAGGGGAATTCAAATTCAAGCGTGCCTTGCTTGATTTGGGGGTGAGTGTGAATCTTCTCCCCTACTCTATGTATGAAAAACTTGGGTTGGGAGAGTTGAAGCCAACAAATATGACCTTAGAATTGGCAGATAGAAGTATTAGAATCCCTAAAGGAGTTGGGGAGGATGTTTTAGTACAAGTGGATCAATTCTTTTACCCTATTGATTTTGTGGTACTGGATACTCAACAAGTGGTGACCAAAAATTCTCACATCCCCATTATCCTTGGTAGACCATTCCTTGCTACAGCAATGCTAACATCCAATGTAGGAATGGTTTAA